Proteins co-encoded in one Neofelis nebulosa isolate mNeoNeb1 chromosome 2, mNeoNeb1.pri, whole genome shotgun sequence genomic window:
- the NDUFB3 gene encoding NADH dehydrogenase [ubiquinone] 1 beta subcomplex subunit 3 isoform X3: MAHGHEHGHGKLKLPDYKQWKIEGTPLETVQEKLAARGLRDPWGRNEAWRYMGGFANNVSFVGALLKGFKWGFAAFVVAVGAEYYLESQKKEKKHH; the protein is encoded by the exons ATGGCCCATGGACATGAACATGGTCATGGTAAACTAAAACTTCCAGATTATAAACAATGGAAGATAGAAGGGACACCATTAGAAACTGTCCAGGAGAAGCTGGCTGCACGAGGGCTAAGGGATCCATGGGGCCG caatGAAGCTTGGAGATACATGGGTGGCTTTGCAAACAATGTTTCCTTTGTTGGTGCATTATTAAAAGGATTCAAATGGGGATTTGCTGCATTTGTGGTAGCTGTAGGGGCTGAATATTACCTGGAGTcccagaaaaaagagaagaagcatCATTGA
- the NDUFB3 gene encoding NADH dehydrogenase [ubiquinone] 1 beta subcomplex subunit 3 isoform X1, translating into MASLLSCDMAHGHEHGHGKLKLPDYKQWKIEGTPLETVQEKLAARGLRDPWGRNEAWRYMGGFANNVSFVGALLKGFKWGFAAFVVAVGAEYYLESQKKEKKHH; encoded by the exons ATGGCCTCTCTGCTTTCCTGCG ACATGGCCCATGGACATGAACATGGTCATGGTAAACTAAAACTTCCAGATTATAAACAATGGAAGATAGAAGGGACACCATTAGAAACTGTCCAGGAGAAGCTGGCTGCACGAGGGCTAAGGGATCCATGGGGCCG caatGAAGCTTGGAGATACATGGGTGGCTTTGCAAACAATGTTTCCTTTGTTGGTGCATTATTAAAAGGATTCAAATGGGGATTTGCTGCATTTGTGGTAGCTGTAGGGGCTGAATATTACCTGGAGTcccagaaaaaagagaagaagcatCATTGA
- the NDUFB3 gene encoding NADH dehydrogenase [ubiquinone] 1 beta subcomplex subunit 3 isoform X2, with amino-acid sequence MKSWDMAHGHEHGHGKLKLPDYKQWKIEGTPLETVQEKLAARGLRDPWGRNEAWRYMGGFANNVSFVGALLKGFKWGFAAFVVAVGAEYYLESQKKEKKHH; translated from the exons ATGAAGTCCTGGG ACATGGCCCATGGACATGAACATGGTCATGGTAAACTAAAACTTCCAGATTATAAACAATGGAAGATAGAAGGGACACCATTAGAAACTGTCCAGGAGAAGCTGGCTGCACGAGGGCTAAGGGATCCATGGGGCCG caatGAAGCTTGGAGATACATGGGTGGCTTTGCAAACAATGTTTCCTTTGTTGGTGCATTATTAAAAGGATTCAAATGGGGATTTGCTGCATTTGTGGTAGCTGTAGGGGCTGAATATTACCTGGAGTcccagaaaaaagagaagaagcatCATTGA